The proteins below come from a single Motilibacter peucedani genomic window:
- a CDS encoding stage II sporulation protein M: MDVDAYVVARTAEWARLEELAARRRLSGPESDELVRLYQRAATSLSVVQSASPDPALVGRLSSLVARARSAVTGAHTPAWRDLARFFAVVFPTAVWRARWWVAGAAGASAAVAVAAGAWVAADPTVAATITPPEGVRQFRREFVDYYSEHPHGAFAFSVWTNNAWVAAQCLLTGISLLFPLWVLLQNALNVGVSGGLLAREGGLGTFFSYILPHGMLELTSIFVAAGAGLRLGWAWVAPGRRTRATALGVEGRAMAAVALGLVPVFAVAGTIEGFVTPSGLWSPVKLAIGALALGGFLAYVGVLGSRGARAGETGDLLADEGAAELPWAG, translated from the coding sequence ATGGACGTCGACGCCTACGTCGTGGCCCGCACCGCGGAGTGGGCGCGGCTCGAGGAGCTCGCCGCGCGCCGCCGGCTGTCGGGGCCCGAGTCCGACGAGCTGGTGCGGCTCTACCAGCGCGCGGCGACCTCGCTCTCGGTGGTCCAGTCCGCCTCGCCCGACCCTGCGCTGGTCGGCCGGCTCTCCTCGCTGGTCGCCCGCGCCCGGTCGGCAGTCACCGGCGCGCACACTCCGGCCTGGCGCGACCTCGCCCGCTTCTTCGCCGTCGTCTTCCCGACCGCGGTGTGGCGGGCGCGCTGGTGGGTGGCCGGAGCCGCGGGCGCGTCGGCGGCGGTGGCCGTGGCCGCGGGCGCCTGGGTGGCGGCCGACCCCACCGTGGCCGCGACGATCACGCCGCCCGAGGGGGTCCGGCAGTTCCGCCGCGAGTTCGTCGACTACTACTCCGAGCACCCGCACGGCGCCTTCGCCTTCTCGGTGTGGACCAACAACGCGTGGGTGGCGGCCCAGTGCCTGCTCACCGGCATCTCGCTGCTCTTCCCGCTGTGGGTGCTGCTCCAGAACGCGCTCAACGTCGGCGTGAGCGGCGGGCTGCTCGCGCGTGAAGGCGGCCTCGGCACGTTCTTCTCCTACATCCTCCCGCACGGGATGCTCGAGCTGACCAGCATCTTCGTCGCCGCGGGGGCCGGGCTGCGGCTCGGCTGGGCCTGGGTCGCGCCCGGTCGCCGCACCCGCGCGACCGCGCTCGGCGTCGAGGGCCGGGCCATGGCGGCGGTGGCGCTGGGACTGGTGCCGGTCTTCGCCGTGGCCGGCACGATCGAGGGCTTCGTGACCCCGAGCGGGCTGTGGTCGCCGGTCAAGCTCGCCATCGGCGCGCTGGCGCTGGGCGGCTTCCTGGCCTACGTCGGGGTCCTCGGCTCGCGCGGCGCGAGGGCCGGCGAGACGGGCGACCTGCTCGCGGACGAGGGAGCGGCCGAGCTGCCCTGGGCGGGCTAG
- a CDS encoding DUF58 domain-containing protein: MALTGRAALLAAASVLVVALAAPSWWGVLVVSLLVAALVCLDAWLAARVRDVRVERSGDTAARLGDTARVTLVVESPRRLRGSVRDAWPPSAGAVTQRHALDLAPGDRARLTTELHPTRRGDRAAAGVTVRSTGPLGLGARQRSRQVPWTVRVLPPFTSRRHLPGKLARLRELDGRSALLLRGQGTEFDSLRAYVPGDDVRSVDWRATARRPEVVVRTWRPERDRRVLLVLDTGRSSAGRVGDAPRLDAAMDAALLLAALAARAGDHVSLLAYDRAVRARVRGAEGPALLPALVGAMAPLEPRLVESDLAGLVSTVLTTEPRRSLVVLLTGLDAAGVEEGLLPQVGRLVHRHTLVVASVRDPRVAELAAGRGDAAAAYAAASAEAALAERRRVADLLGRHGALVVDALPAEVAPALADAYLGVKAAGRL, translated from the coding sequence GTGGCGCTGACCGGACGCGCGGCCCTGCTGGCGGCCGCCTCGGTGCTGGTGGTGGCGCTCGCCGCGCCGTCGTGGTGGGGCGTGCTGGTCGTCTCGCTGCTCGTCGCGGCCCTCGTCTGCCTGGACGCCTGGCTGGCCGCCCGGGTCCGTGACGTGCGGGTCGAGCGCTCGGGCGACACCGCAGCGCGCCTCGGCGACACCGCCCGGGTCACGCTGGTCGTCGAGTCGCCCCGCCGGCTGCGCGGCAGCGTCCGCGACGCCTGGCCGCCCTCCGCGGGCGCCGTCACCCAGCGCCACGCCCTCGACCTGGCGCCGGGCGACCGGGCGCGCCTGACGACCGAGCTGCACCCGACCCGCCGTGGCGACCGCGCCGCCGCCGGCGTGACCGTCCGCAGCACCGGTCCGCTGGGCCTCGGCGCCCGCCAGCGCTCCCGGCAGGTGCCGTGGACGGTGCGCGTGCTGCCGCCGTTCACCTCCCGGCGCCACCTGCCCGGCAAGCTCGCCCGCCTGCGCGAGCTCGACGGGCGCAGCGCCCTGCTCCTGCGCGGCCAGGGCACCGAGTTCGACTCGCTGCGCGCCTACGTGCCCGGCGACGACGTGCGCTCGGTCGACTGGCGGGCGACCGCTCGCCGTCCGGAGGTCGTCGTACGCACCTGGCGCCCTGAGCGCGACCGGCGGGTGCTGCTCGTGCTCGACACCGGCCGCTCGTCGGCGGGGCGGGTGGGCGACGCCCCTCGGCTCGACGCGGCGATGGACGCCGCGCTGCTGCTCGCCGCGCTCGCGGCGCGGGCGGGCGACCACGTCTCGCTGCTCGCCTACGACCGCGCGGTGCGCGCACGCGTACGCGGCGCCGAGGGCCCCGCGCTGCTGCCCGCCTTGGTAGGGGCGATGGCTCCGCTCGAGCCGCGGCTGGTCGAGTCCGACCTCGCGGGCCTGGTCAGCACGGTGCTGACCACCGAGCCGCGCCGCAGCCTCGTGGTGCTGCTGACCGGTCTCGACGCCGCGGGCGTCGAGGAGGGGCTGCTCCCGCAGGTCGGCCGGCTGGTGCACCGCCACACGCTGGTCGTCGCCTCCGTGCGCGACCCGCGCGTCGCGGAGCTCGCCGCGGGCAGGGGCGACGCGGCCGCTGCCTACGCCGCCGCCTCTGCGGAGGCGGCGCTGGCCGAGCGCCGGCGGGTGGCCGACCTGCTCGGCCGGCACGGCGCGCTCGTGGTCGACGCGCTGCCGGCGGAGGTGGCGCCCGCGCTCGCCGACGCGTACCTCGGCGTGAAGGCGGCCGGGCGGCTGTGA
- a CDS encoding AAA family ATPase gives MSELDPRAALHEVRAEVGKAVVGQDGAVTGLVVALLCSGHVLLEGVPGVAKTLLVRSLAAALSLQSTRVQFTPDLMPGDVTGSLVFDSREFVFRPGPVFTNLLLADEINRTPAKTQAALLEAMEERQVTVDGVSRPLPEPFVVAATQNPVEYEGTYPLPEAQLDRFLLKLTLALPARDEEILVLRRHADGFDPRDLAGAGVRPVMDAAGLAAARASVRRVSVAPEVLAYVVDVVRATRSSPSLRLGVSPRGATALLAAARAWAWLSGRDYLTPDDVKALARPALRHRVSLRPEAELDGVSADMVLDGVLATVPVPR, from the coding sequence GTGAGCGAGCTCGACCCGCGCGCGGCGCTGCACGAGGTGCGGGCCGAGGTCGGCAAGGCCGTCGTGGGCCAGGACGGCGCGGTGACCGGGCTGGTCGTCGCCCTGCTGTGCTCCGGCCACGTGCTGCTCGAAGGCGTCCCCGGGGTGGCGAAGACGCTGCTCGTGCGCTCGCTGGCGGCTGCCCTGTCGCTGCAGTCGACGCGCGTGCAGTTCACGCCCGACCTCATGCCGGGCGACGTCACCGGCTCGCTGGTCTTCGACTCCCGCGAGTTCGTCTTCCGGCCAGGGCCGGTCTTCACCAACCTGCTGCTCGCCGACGAGATCAACCGGACGCCCGCCAAGACACAGGCGGCGCTGCTCGAGGCGATGGAGGAGCGGCAGGTCACGGTCGACGGCGTCTCGCGCCCGCTGCCCGAGCCCTTCGTGGTGGCGGCCACGCAGAACCCGGTGGAGTACGAAGGCACCTACCCGCTGCCCGAGGCCCAGCTCGACCGCTTCCTGCTCAAGCTGACCCTGGCGCTGCCCGCCCGCGACGAGGAGATCCTCGTGCTGCGCCGGCACGCCGACGGCTTCGACCCGCGCGACCTCGCCGGGGCCGGCGTGCGGCCGGTCATGGACGCCGCCGGGCTGGCCGCCGCGCGTGCCTCCGTGCGCCGCGTGTCGGTGGCGCCCGAGGTGCTGGCCTACGTCGTCGACGTCGTGCGGGCCACCCGCTCGTCCCCGTCGCTGCGGCTGGGCGTCTCGCCGCGCGGCGCGACCGCCCTGCTCGCCGCGGCGCGCGCCTGGGCGTGGCTCTCGGGCCGCGACTACCTCACGCCCGACGACGTCAAGGCCCTGGCGCGGCCGGCGCTGCGCCACCGGGTGAGCCTGCGCCCCGAGGCCGAGCTCGACGGCGTCAGCGCCGACATGGTGCTCGACGGCGTGCTGGCGACCGTCCCGGTCCCGCGCTGA
- a CDS encoding DUF4350 domain-containing protein: MSRLRSRRGALVLVALVALAVLALALTASGDRKGRLDPRAVDGAGSRALARVLSGQGVDVQLARTTARASSLARSGDTLLVVDADLLAASQLRTLAGLRSDLVLVAPGQAPLQALAPWAEAVREGGSGRRTPQCDLPAAVRAGSARVPGVFYSSGDAGARQCYRSGDAASVLARTDATSGRTVTVLGSEHPLTNDGLDDEGDAALVLGLLGARPRLVWYLPSPDDVPAEARRSLSSLLPDGVRFGALQALLAALVVALWRGRRLGPVVTEPLPVVVPAAEAVEGRARLYRRGRARGHAADVLRRASVDRLAALHRLPRGAPPEQVVSAVAAATGRSGADVAALLYGAAPGDDAALVRLAGALDALEEEVRRP; this comes from the coding sequence GTGAGCCGGCTGCGGAGCCGGCGCGGCGCGCTCGTGCTGGTCGCTCTCGTCGCGCTCGCCGTGCTCGCGCTCGCGCTGACCGCCTCCGGCGACCGGAAGGGACGGCTCGACCCGCGTGCGGTCGACGGTGCCGGCAGCCGGGCGCTGGCCCGGGTCCTCTCGGGCCAGGGCGTGGACGTGCAGCTCGCCCGGACCACCGCGCGGGCCAGCTCCCTCGCCCGCTCGGGCGACACGCTGCTGGTCGTCGACGCCGACCTGCTCGCCGCCTCGCAGCTGCGCACGCTCGCCGGCCTCCGGTCCGACCTCGTGCTCGTCGCACCGGGCCAGGCGCCTCTCCAGGCGCTGGCGCCGTGGGCGGAGGCGGTGCGCGAGGGCGGGTCGGGACGGCGTACCCCGCAGTGCGACCTCCCCGCCGCCGTCCGCGCCGGCAGCGCGCGCGTGCCGGGGGTCTTCTACAGCTCCGGCGACGCCGGGGCGAGGCAGTGCTACCGCTCGGGCGACGCCGCCTCGGTCCTCGCCCGCACCGACGCCACCTCCGGCCGGACGGTCACCGTGCTGGGCTCGGAGCACCCGCTCACCAACGACGGGCTCGACGACGAGGGCGACGCCGCCCTCGTGCTCGGACTGCTGGGCGCCCGCCCGAGGCTGGTCTGGTACCTCCCCTCCCCCGACGACGTGCCCGCCGAGGCGCGTCGGTCCCTCTCGAGCCTGCTGCCGGACGGCGTACGGTTCGGCGCCCTCCAGGCGCTGCTCGCCGCGCTGGTCGTGGCGCTGTGGCGCGGGCGGCGGCTCGGCCCGGTCGTGACCGAGCCGCTGCCCGTCGTCGTGCCCGCGGCCGAGGCGGTCGAGGGCCGGGCCCGGCTCTACCGCCGCGGTCGCGCCCGCGGGCACGCCGCCGACGTGCTGCGCCGGGCGAGCGTCGACCGGCTGGCCGCCCTGCACCGCCTCCCGCGCGGCGCGCCGCCCGAGCAGGTGGTCAGCGCGGTCGCGGCGGCCACCGGGCGCTCCGGCGCCGATGTCGCCGCCCTCCTGTACGGTGCGGCGCCGGGGGACGACGCCGCCCTCGTCCGGCTGGCGGGCGCGCTCGACGCGCTCGAGGAGGAGGTGCGCCGCCCGTGA